In a genomic window of Ralstonia nicotianae:
- a CDS encoding ABC transporter ATP-binding protein, whose product MGTNGEAVIELRGVSKIFRTADRTDRAVLEGVDLTLRQGEIVAMLGKSGSGKSTLLRIMAGLVRADRGKVLFRGREYGGPVQGIAMVFQSFALFPWLTVQQNVELGLEAQGVPKAEREERAEAAIDLIGLSGFNSALPRELSGGMRQRVGIARALVTEPDLLLMDEAFSALDVLTGENLRDEMLDLWEDRRTNIKSILIVSHNIEEAVMMADRIVILSSDPGRIRAEVRVPFARPRNRDSSAVRNLIDEVYGLMTSPEQVGVRVGAPAAEQQLAYRLPEAEIGQMEAILDLLMEAPFNGRADLPHLAEEAGVTDDDLLPACEALSLLQLATLERGDIIVTPFGKTYMETEPPERKVLFGQKLLERVALAAHIRAELDASEDGEVREEQVLRELEAYLKPDEAERVLKIGIEWGRYGEVYEYVYNTGMLTLPREEREEREAEDGGDAASA is encoded by the coding sequence ATGGGCACCAACGGCGAAGCCGTCATCGAACTGCGCGGCGTCTCGAAAATCTTCCGCACGGCGGACCGCACCGACCGCGCCGTGCTCGAGGGCGTGGACCTCACGTTGCGCCAGGGCGAGATCGTCGCCATGCTGGGCAAGTCCGGCTCCGGCAAATCGACCCTGCTGCGCATCATGGCGGGCCTGGTGCGCGCCGACCGCGGCAAGGTGCTGTTCCGCGGGCGCGAATACGGCGGTCCGGTGCAGGGCATCGCGATGGTGTTCCAGTCGTTCGCGCTGTTTCCGTGGCTGACGGTGCAGCAGAACGTGGAGCTCGGCCTCGAAGCCCAGGGCGTGCCCAAGGCCGAACGCGAGGAGCGCGCCGAGGCGGCCATCGACCTGATCGGCCTGTCGGGCTTCAACAGCGCCCTGCCGCGCGAGCTGTCGGGCGGCATGCGCCAGCGCGTGGGCATCGCGCGCGCGCTGGTGACCGAGCCCGACCTGCTGCTGATGGACGAAGCCTTCTCCGCGCTCGACGTGCTGACCGGCGAGAACCTGCGCGACGAGATGCTCGACCTGTGGGAAGACCGTCGCACCAACATCAAGAGCATCCTCATCGTCTCGCACAACATCGAAGAGGCGGTGATGATGGCCGATCGCATCGTCATCCTCTCCAGCGATCCGGGCCGTATCCGCGCCGAGGTGCGCGTGCCCTTCGCGCGCCCGCGCAACCGCGATTCGTCCGCCGTGCGCAACCTGATCGACGAGGTGTACGGCCTGATGACCTCGCCCGAGCAGGTGGGCGTGCGTGTGGGCGCCCCGGCGGCCGAGCAGCAGCTGGCCTATCGCCTGCCCGAGGCCGAGATCGGCCAGATGGAGGCCATCCTCGACCTGCTGATGGAGGCGCCCTTCAATGGCCGCGCCGACCTGCCGCACCTGGCCGAGGAAGCCGGCGTCACCGACGACGACCTGCTGCCCGCCTGCGAAGCGCTCAGCCTGCTGCAGCTGGCCACCCTCGAGCGCGGCGACATCATCGTCACCCCGTTCGGCAAGACCTACATGGAAACCGAGCCGCCCGAGCGCAAGGTGCTGTTCGGCCAGAAGCTGCTGGAACGCGTGGCCCTGGCCGCGCACATTCGCGCCGAGCTGGACGCCAGCGAAGACGGCGAGGTCCGCGAAGAGCAGGTGCTGCGCGAGCTGGAGGCCTATCTCAAGCCCGACGAAGCCGAGCGCGTGCTGAAGATCGGCATCGAGTGGGGCCGCTACGGCGAGGTGTACGAATACGTCTACAACACCGGGATGCTGACGCTGCCGCGCGAGGAACGCGAGGAGCGCGAAGCCGAGGACGGCGGCGACGCGGCGTCGGCCTGA